GAATAGGGAACCTATGTAAAGGAGCAAACAAGAAAATATGATTCCGTTAATTGGTGCAGCTTTGGCGCCAGGACTTGCTTTGCTGTGTTATTTTTATTTGCGCGATAACTTAGAGCCGGAGCCAATTTCAATGGTAGTGCGCTCTTTTATTTTTGGTATCTTGCTTGCTTTTCCCGTAATGGTGTTGCAATATATTTTTCAAAATGAGTGGGGCATCGATTCCGTCTGGTTTAACACGGTAATTTCACCTGCGGTTGTGGAAGAATTTTTTAAATGGTTAGTTGTATTTCATACCGCATATAAGCATGTAGAGTTTAACGAGCCGTATGATGGTATTGTCTATGCTGTAGCGGTTTCCCTTGGTTTTGCGACGCTTGAAAACTTTTTGTATCTTGTGATTAACGGAAAGCAAGTTGCCATGTGGCGTGCATTATTACCAGTTTCTAGCCATGCTTTGTTCGGTATCTATATGGGCTATTTTATGGGTAGAGCTAAATTTGCAAATGCCGACGAGAATCCACT
The nucleotide sequence above comes from Brevibacillus laterosporus LMG 15441. Encoded proteins:
- the prsW gene encoding glutamic-type intramembrane protease PrsW, whose protein sequence is MIPLIGAALAPGLALLCYFYLRDNLEPEPISMVVRSFIFGILLAFPVMVLQYIFQNEWGIDSVWFNTVISPAVVEEFFKWLVVFHTAYKHVEFNEPYDGIVYAVAVSLGFATLENFLYLVINGKQVAMWRALLPVSSHALFGIYMGYFMGRAKFANADENPLWLLFVSLMLPMCYHAIYNFIFLSVNYWLFLVVPYMAILWWFGMKKVELAHDISSKNIYNRPQ